The following is a genomic window from Bacillus sp. FJAT-52991.
CGATTTCTTCTTCTCCAAAGCCTTGAATCATCGTATGTTTTGTCACTATGTGAATGAATAATAGTAAAATAATAATGGTGATTAGGGTAGCAATGAATGCAGTGATTGTTTTACCGTTCACTTCATTGATATAGAATAAATTAATACAACTAATCATTACACATGCAATCAGTGTTACGATAATCGAATTAATGTGTGGATCTAGCATGAATAGTATCGTTAGAAGAATCACACCAAAGTTTAAAAATAAAGAAAAAAAAGATCGTGCTCCTTTTTTTCCGCCAATAAGAACCATTAAAATAAATAAAATGACTGCCAGCAATAGTAATACATTCATGATTTTGCCCTCTTTCGATTAACGAAAAAAATAGACGTATATAGGCTAATCGGAATCGTTAACACGACACCAATTCCTCCCGCTAAAGCTCTAGCTACTTCCAATGAAAGAGTCATGGAAAGAGTGAAACCTAATGGTACCCCATTCTTCAGATATAAAATAAGCACTGGAATCGAACCACTTATATAGGCAAAAAACAAAATACTCGTTATCGTCCCCATAATATTCCTTCCGATATCCATCCCTGAAGTTTTCAGTGCTTTGATCGATATACTGGGATTCTTTTCATACAACTCAAAGATAGAAGAAGACATCGTAATGGCCACATCCATTACAGCTCCTAAAGATCCGATGAATAATCCTGCCATAAATACCAAGTAGTAAGGGCGAGTCAAAAACTGCATCTCTTCATAGTGAAGGCCATTTTCAGAAGTTGCCCACATGGCAAGATAAGTAATCACCAAAGAAAGAAATGTTCCAACTAGAGTTGTAATGATGGCTGCATACGTTTTTTCATTAAAACCGTTAACAAGCAACAGAGAAATGATCGTAAAAAGAATAGCTATTATCCCGCATATCCATAATAAACTCAGATCTGTGCTATTCACATAAACATCTAATGCATATGATAACAAAACAGCGTTGAGTGCAAAACTAATAATGGAGAACAACCCTTGCTTTTTTCCGACGATCAGCAAAGTAAAGATAAAAATCCAACCAATCATTACAATATATTTATCGCGTTTTACGTTTATTATGTCTCCGGTTAATTTTGCTTCTTCATTTGTATGTTTATCAATCGACACAAATAACTCATTTCCCACTTGATATGCTTGATCATAAACCCCTGACAGTGAATACTTGTTCGTTAAATAGATAGTCTGTCCTTTTTCGTCTCCATTTTGTATGACAGCCGTAATATTCTGTGTAAATAGCTGGTCTTTGTTATTATGCTCATCCGTTATTTTTACTGTATCTTCTACACTTGTATCAATGACTTTAGCTATTGGGCTACTATAGAAGGCGTGATTGTGATAAACAAACACAACCGAACTAATAAAACAAAGCGCCATCATGATGTAAAACACAATTTGTCTCCCAGTCATTTCTTTTAATTTGTTTACAAAAACATCCAACCAAAAAACCTCCAGCTATCGTGATGAAATTTAATGTATCATTTTCATACATTGGTTTCAAGAGTTGAGACAAACAGACTTAAAAACACCCCTTGCCACAAATGTAGCAAGGGGTGTTGTATATTAGCCGATACTGCCTTCCATTTCGAATTTAATCAAACGGTTCATTTCAACCGCATATTCCATTGGAAGTTCTTTTGTGAATGGCTCGATGAAGCCCATAACGATCATTTCTGTTGCTTCTGCTTCAGACACACCGCGGCTCATCAAGTAGAATAGTTGCTCTTCAGATACTTTTGATACTTTTGCTTCGTGCTCTAAAGAGATGTTGTCGTTTAAGATTTCGTTGTATGGAATTGTATCAGATGTTGATTGATTATCCATGATTAACGTATCACATTCGATGTTAGAGCGAGCGCCTTCCGCTTTGCGTCCGAAGTGAACGATTCCGCGGTAAGTTACTTTTCCGCCGTGTTTCGCGATCGATTTTGATACGATAGTTGAAGATGTATTCGGTGCAAGGTGAATCATTTTCGCTCCTGCATCTTGGTGCTGGCCTTTACCGGCAATTGCGATCGAAAGCGTTAAACCACGCGCACCTTCACCTTTTAAAATAACGGCTGGATATTTCATCGTTAATTTCGATCCGATGTTTCCGTCAATCCATTCCATCGTTGCGTTTGCTTCACAAACGGCACGCTTCGTTACTAGGTTGTAAACGTTGTTCGCCCAGTTTTGGATCGTTGTGTAACGGCAGTAAGCATCTTTATTAATATAGATTTCTACAACCGCACTATGAAGGGAGTTTGTTGTGTAGACAGGTGCTGTACAACCTTCTACGTAATGCACGCTTGCGCCTTCGTCAACGATGATTAGCGTACGCTCAAACTGACCCATGTTTTCAGAGTTGATGCGGAAGTATGCTTGTAAAGGTGTATCTACTTTGACACCTGGTGGTACATAAATGAATGATCCACCTGACCATACCGCTGAGTTTAACGCTGCGAATTTATTGTCTGTTGGCGGGATTACTTTCGCCCAGTATTTGCGGAAGATATCTTCGTTTTCTTTTAACGCAGAGTCTGTATCTTTGAAGACGATACCTAAGTCTTCTAAGTCTTCTTTCATGTTGTGGTATACCACTTCTGACTCATACTGTGCGGATACACCAGCCAAATATTTTTGTTCCGCTTCTGGGATACCAAGCTTATCAAATGTTTGCTTGATTTCTTCAGGTACTTCATCCCAAGAACGCTCTGACTTCTCAGATGGCTTCACGTAGTAAGTGATTTCATCAAAGCTTAATGCGGAAAGGTCTCCGCCCCATTGTGGCATTGACATTTCATAAAAAAGTTCGAGTGATTTTAAGCGGAAGTCTAACATCCATTGGGGCTCATCTTTTAATTTAGAGATTTCTTCCACGATTTCACGTGTTAATCCACGCTCTGAACGGTAAACGGATACGTCTTTATCTTTAAAACCGTATTTGTAATCCCCGATTTCTGGCATTTTCTTCGCCATGTTGTATTCCTCCTGTCGTAATTATGATTATTCGTTCTCGTTCAATCCTTTTTCCATCGCTTTCCACGCTAAAGTGGCACATTTGATGCGGGCAGGGAATTTGGAAACTCCTTGCAATGCTTCGATGTCTCCAAGATCGATATCATCCGGATAGTCATTGCCTTGCATCATATCGGAAAAAATTTGTGAAAGTTTTAAAGCTGTTTCAATATCTTTGCCTTTAACGGCTTGTGTCATCATCGAAGCAGAAGCCATGGAAATCGAACAACCTTCTCCATCAAACTTCGCCGCTGTCACTTTGCCGTCTTCCACATTCAATGTTAAATGAATGCGATCGCCACAAGTCGGATTATTCATATCTATCGTTAAGCTGCCGTCTTCAAGCTGACCTTTGTTGCGCGGATTTTTGTAATGATCCATAATCACTTGGCGGTACAGCTGATCTAAGTTATTAAAAGACATCGCTAAAATACTCCTTTGTTTTGAGAAGCCCTGTGACAAGCTTATCAATATCTTCCTCTGTGTTATAAAGGTAGAAACTTGCTCTTGCTGTAGCGGAAACGTCTAGCCATTTCATAAGTGGCTGTGCACAATGATGACCCGCACGAACCGCAATTCCTTCCGCGTCTAACACTGTCGCCACATCATGTGGATGGACATCATCTAAGTTAAAAGTGACAAGTCCCGCACGCGCTTCACCAGACAGAGGTCCATAAATTTGCATGCCTGGGATCGTGCTCATTTTTTCAAGTGCATAC
Proteins encoded in this region:
- a CDS encoding YibE/F family protein — translated: MDVFVNKLKEMTGRQIVFYIMMALCFISSVVFVYHNHAFYSSPIAKVIDTSVEDTVKITDEHNNKDQLFTQNITAVIQNGDEKGQTIYLTNKYSLSGVYDQAYQVGNELFVSIDKHTNEEAKLTGDIINVKRDKYIVMIGWIFIFTLLIVGKKQGLFSIISFALNAVLLSYALDVYVNSTDLSLLWICGIIAILFTIISLLLVNGFNEKTYAAIITTLVGTFLSLVITYLAMWATSENGLHYEEMQFLTRPYYLVFMAGLFIGSLGAVMDVAITMSSSIFELYEKNPSISIKALKTSGMDIGRNIMGTITSILFFAYISGSIPVLILYLKNGVPLGFTLSMTLSLEVARALAGGIGVVLTIPISLYTSIFFVNRKRAKS
- the sufB gene encoding Fe-S cluster assembly protein SufB — translated: MAKKMPEIGDYKYGFKDKDVSVYRSERGLTREIVEEISKLKDEPQWMLDFRLKSLELFYEMSMPQWGGDLSALSFDEITYYVKPSEKSERSWDEVPEEIKQTFDKLGIPEAEQKYLAGVSAQYESEVVYHNMKEDLEDLGIVFKDTDSALKENEDIFRKYWAKVIPPTDNKFAALNSAVWSGGSFIYVPPGVKVDTPLQAYFRINSENMGQFERTLIIVDEGASVHYVEGCTAPVYTTNSLHSAVVEIYINKDAYCRYTTIQNWANNVYNLVTKRAVCEANATMEWIDGNIGSKLTMKYPAVILKGEGARGLTLSIAIAGKGQHQDAGAKMIHLAPNTSSTIVSKSIAKHGGKVTYRGIVHFGRKAEGARSNIECDTLIMDNQSTSDTIPYNEILNDNISLEHEAKVSKVSEEQLFYLMSRGVSEAEATEMIVMGFIEPFTKELPMEYAVEMNRLIKFEMEGSIG
- the sufU gene encoding Fe-S cluster assembly sulfur transfer protein SufU — protein: MSFNNLDQLYRQVIMDHYKNPRNKGQLEDGSLTIDMNNPTCGDRIHLTLNVEDGKVTAAKFDGEGCSISMASASMMTQAVKGKDIETALKLSQIFSDMMQGNDYPDDIDLGDIEALQGVSKFPARIKCATLAWKAMEKGLNENE